In Levilactobacillus brevis, the genomic window AAGCAAGGTCACCGGCATCAACTGGGTGCGCATGCTGACGCGGCAACACATCGGGACCTTGGATGATGCCGAGCTAAGTGCGGTCAAGATTGACTTGAATAGCCAGCGGGTAGCATTGATGAACGCGGTCTTCCCGTTCCGCCAACTCCACGTCCTGAACCGACCGGGGACCACGGATCAGGAAATGGGCGCCACGATTGCCTTTGGATCGAGTGAGGCGTTGACTCTCAGCAATCTGAGTGATACCGAACAGCTGGATAAGATTATCAACCGGACGATTTAGTCGGTTGGCGGCTTAATTTAAAATTGTATCTAACAAAAAGCATCTCCTCAATGTGAAATGAGGGGATGCTTTTTAGTTTAGCCATTAGTTGTAACTAGCAATTAAGCTAGTTATCGGCCATTTTTTCGACCAGCGCGCTTTCCGGCGTCACGTAAACCGTGCGTTGGCCAGTGAAAATAACGTAGCCAGGCTTGGCGCCGTTGGGCTTGTGCAGCCGTTTAACGGGCAGGTAGTCCACGGGCACGTTGCTGGACTCACGGCCCTTGGAGAAGTAGGCGGCCAGGTTGGCGGCCTCCAGAATCGTGGCCTCGCTGGGATGGTCGGCGTGAATGATCACGTGTGATCCCGGCATGTCCTTGACGTGGAGCCAAATATCGGTGCGCTTGGCGGTGTGGAGACTCAACTGGTCATTTTGCAGGTTGTTCTTCCCCACGGAAATCTTGGTGCCATCGCTAGCGGTGAACCGATCGGGCTTGCTGACCTTTTGCCGACGTTGCTTCTTATTCTTTTTCTGATGGTCGTGATCACGGAGGTAACCGCCTTGTTGGAGTTCGAGTCGAATGTCGACCAGGTCCTTAGGCGCAGCCAGTTCGATCTGGGCCATGATGTTGGTGAAGTAATCGACGTCGGCCTGCGTGATCTTCAACTGCTCGTTCACGTAGGTGACGGCGTTCTTGGCCTTTTGGTACCACTTGAAGTACTTCTGTGCGTTTTGATTCGGTGAAAGCTGGTTACTGAGCTGGATCTTAAGTGGTTTATTCTCGTCGTAGAAGTTCGGCAGAGACACCGACGTTTGCCCGCGTTCCACCTGATTCAGGTAGGTCGTCAAGATTTCACCCTTGATACGGTACTCGTCGGCGTTCTCCGTCTCGGCGAGGGTCCGCTGGAGCTTCTTGAGCTTGTTGCGGTTCTTCTTCAGTTCATTACGCACGACGCGAATCAGGACGCTTCCTTGCTGCTGAACACGGTCGCGTTCGGCCTTGTCCTGGTAGTAGGTGTCGAGCAGTTCGCTAAGCGTGGCTGCGGCCTGCTGCTGGCCATCGGTCGGGTAAGGAAAGGCGGTAAAGCTGGTCTTGCCCTTAGGAGAGATGGTCAGCGTGGGTTGGGGATCATCGAAGCCAGCGAAAAATTCCGTGAAGTGTTTTGGCGCATCGCCGGGTTCGTGAAGGGCACTGGCCAGGGCCGCCGCGGTGTCCTTGCCGAGACCCTGGTACTGGTGCTGAAGCGTCTGGGCCAGCACTTCACGGTTAGGGAAGTCGCGTAACGTCTGCGTGAGGTCCGCCTGGGGTCCGGCAAAGGGATCGGCGAGGTCCTGCTTCGGTGGATTGATGTACTGGGCACCCGGGAGTAAGAGCCGATACCGGTTCTGATCGGAACCGACGTGCTTGATGGCGTCTAGAATTTTCTGACTGGCGCTGTCCACTAGAATGACGTTACTGTGGCGTGCCATGATTTCAATAATCAAGAGGAGCTCTTGTTGGTCCCCCAGTTCGTTGCGGGAGGTAAAGTGGAGGTGAACGACCCGGTCGTTAGCGACCTGGGTGATTCCCTTGAGAATGGCGCCTTGGAGGTATTTCCGCAGAATCATGGTAAAGTTGGTGGGAACGGGCGGATTGACGTAAGGAATCTGCGTCACTTGAATCCGCGCGTAGGTCGGGTTGGCCGATAGGAGAATTGGATAATTATGGCTGTTGGCCCGAATCGTCAGGACGACTTCATTGTCGTAGGGCTGGTTAATCTTGCTAACCCGGCCAGTCGTTAGATGACGACTGAGTTCCTGAACCATTGCATGGGTAAAGGATCCGTCAAATGACATAAAAACAACACCTTTCTAACACATTATTTTTTATAAGAAGACGCGATCATGTTCAGTGCTAGCGTGGGGACCCGAACACCTCATGGTTGGGGATCCGGCAACACGCAGCTGATTTCACCGTTAAAAACGACACAACTTAAAGTATACCGGCCCAGTGGCGGAAGTGCAAAGAAGTTTCCTTGGAATCGGAGGAATTCGGGCGTAAAACTTGTCATCAAATTGACTTGTGATTAGCAACCAAATCGTTGTACAATACAACCAAAAGGAGTGAGGGCAAATGAAATCCAGTTTAGCGGCGTTAATGGCCATCAATAAAGTACAACAAACGTTGCTGCAACGGATGACCAAGCAACATCATCTGACCGTATCCGAGTGGCAGCTACTCGACCATATCGGGGGCGGTGAGAACACCCAAGAAATTCTTGCCCAGAAAACCAAGTTGGACACCTCGACACTGAGTCGCCAACTCAAGGGCCTCGTGGCCAAAGAAATGGTGACCAAGAAAGCAATTGGGCGGGATAAACGTCAGTTAGTCTATACAATAACTGATAATGGCACGGAAACGGCCGCAACGATCAATTCGGCTTTTGAGGCGTTATCCGATGATGTCTTTGAACACTGGTCAACCGATGAACGCAATTTATTACAGATATTATTGAACCGGCTCGATAAAAGTATGGACCGGCAACGCACCGTTAAGGAACCATAAGGGCGTTTAAGCATAAGGAGTGAGTCATTATTCAGCAGAGATTAGTCGTCATTTCGTTAGATGCAATGGGTAGTCGTGACCTGGATGAACACTTAGAAGAGCTGCCGAACTTGCGGCGGTTAGTGGTCACGGGGACCCGAGTGCGTCGCGTACGGGGCATTTATCCCACGCTCACGTACCCATCCCACACCACGATCATCACCGGACAGTATCCGGCGGTTCATGGGATTGTCAACAACACGAAGTTACAACCACAGCGCCAGTCACCCGATTGGTATTGGTACCAGCGCGACGTTAAGGTGCCAACGCTCTATGATTTGGTGCGGCAACAACACCAGAAGACAGCGGCGTTCCTGTGGCCCGTCACGGCTGGGAGTAAGATTACCTATAATTTAGCGGAGATCTTTCCCAATCGGATCTGGACCAATCAAGTATTGGTCTCATTAAAGGCTAGCAGTCCGGCCTTTCTCTTACGGATGAATCAAAAGTATGGGCATCTGCGGCGCGGCATTCAACAGCCAGAGCTCGATGACTTCATTACGGCCTGCGCGGTAGACACCATTGTCCACAAGAAGCCGACGCTGACGCTGATTCATCTGGTCGACATGGACAGCATGCGGCACCGTTACGGGGTTCGGTCCCCGGAGGCCATGGCGGCCCTGAAGCGCCTAGACGCGCGGGTCGGTAAGCTCATTGACGCGACCATTGCGGCCGGTACCTTTGCGGCGACCAACTTTGCCGTTTTGGGCGACCACTATCAGATTAACGTGGACCACATGATTCATTTGAACCAGGCCTTTGCTAAACGTGGCTGGTTAACGGCCACGGAACAGGGCACGGTCAAACACGACTGGCACGTCTGGGCCAAGTCTTGCGACGGCAGTACCTACGTTTATACGCGTAATTTTGCGGATACCAAGAACTTGGAACGCTTGTTGACGGAGACACCGGGCGTGGCCAAGGTCATCTCGGGTGCGGCTGCGGCCAAGCGCGGCGCCGATCCGCACTGTCAATTCATGGTCGAGGCCCAGGCCGGGTATTACTTTACCGACGAGACCCAGCGTCCAGCTGTCGTTGAAGCGGTCGATCCCAACAGTCTGGGGCAACCGGACCGCTATCACGGGGTCCACGGCTACGATCCAGACAAGCCCGATTACTTTACCACGCTGGTGCTGAATGGTCCGGCCATTAAGCCCAACGAAACGATTGCCGAGGCGCGACTGATTGATGAGGCGCCGACCTTTGCCAAGTTATTGAATGTTCAGTTTCCAGAGGCTCTTCCTGGACATGCCCTGACGGCAGCGTTTAAGGAGGGTTATGATGAAGCTAAATAAGGAACAGTGGAGTTGGGTCTTCTATGATTGGGCCAATTCCGGTTACGGCATCATTGTCACCACGGCGGTGCTCCCCATTTACTTCAAGGGCGTGGCCCAGAGTAGTGGAGTCACGGCGGCCAACGCCACGGCCTACTGGGGGTATGCCAATAGTTTTGGGACGTTACTCGTTGCGCTTCTGGCACCATTTCTCGGGGCACTGGCGGATTATCAGGGGTATAAGAAACGCCTGCTGACGGGGTTTGCCAGCCTGGGGATGGTCATGACGCTGGGGTTAGCGCTTCTGCCGTCCTCACAGTGGCAGTGGCTGCTATTTATTTATATTCTATCGATTCTCGGCTATTCAGGTGGGAACCTGTTCTATGATAGTTTTCTGACCGACGTCAGTGACGACCGGCAGATGGATCGGCTCTCGAGTGTCGGGTACGGCTTCGGCTACCTGGGGGGTGTGATTGCCTTTGTCCTCTTCATGGTCTTGCAATTCACGCACGGCTTTGGTCAGCTCTCCAGTCTGGGCGTCGCGCGGTGGGGCTTTGCCCTAGCCGCGGTCTGGTGGATCGTGTTCTACGTTCCCTTCCAGCGTAATGTTCATCAGCGCCACGCCTTGGACAAGACACAGGCCCCGCTACGGCAGAGCTGGCACCGGGTCTGGCAAACGATTCGCCATCTGCGGCAACACAAATACTTAGCTTGGTTTTTAATTGCCTACTTCTGTTACATTGACGGGGTCGACACCATCTTTACCATGGCCACCTCGATCGGGTTGGACATTGGGATTAACAGTACCACATTGATTATGGTGCTACTGGTGGTTCAACTGGTGGCCTTTCCGTTCTCCATCTTCTACGGGTGGTTGGCGGGCAAGACTAGCACGCGAACGGGGATTCTAATCGCCATCGTGGTCTACCTGCTAATCTGTCTGGATGCCCTGAACCTAAAGACGACCACCGATTTCTGGATTCTGGCCGTGCTGGTCGGGACCAGCCAAGGAGGGATTCAGGCGTTGTCTCGGTCCTACTTCGGGCGGTTAGTCCCCAAGGAACGGTCGAGTGAGTTCTTCGGTTTTTACAACATTTTAGGGAAATTTTCCGCCGTGCTCGGGCCAATTCTGGTCGGCGTGGTTACGCAAATGACCGGACAATCGCGGATTGGCGCGGCTTCATTGTCGATTCTGTTTGTCATTGGGTTAATTATTTTCCTAACAATTCCCCGAGCAGCCGTGGACAAATCCTAGTCGTGTTGCGTGATTTATGGTATTCTAGTTTCTGAAACTTAATTTGTGTCTGGATGGCAGACGTTTTTTAGAAGTTAGAGGCGTTGTGCGCACGGACCAGTCTGGACGTGTGCGGGACGTGGTGGGGATGCTCGCCACTAGCCTCAGTCACGCAGTAAATAAAAGATAATTAAAAGTGGGGGTATAAACATGAAGATTGCTGTGGTCACCGATAGTACCAGCTATTTGTCCGCAGAAGAGGTCGAGCGGTATCAAATTCACGTTGTACCAATTCCGGTGATCATTGATGGTCGCTCCTATGATGAAGATGTTGATATTACCACGAGCGAATTTTACGAACGGTTACGCAACTCTAAGTCCTTTCCCAGCACGTCACAGCCACCCTTGGGCGAGATGATCAATCTTTACGATCATTTGGCCGAAGAGGGCTATGACGCGGTGATTAGTATTCATCTGGCTAGCACGATCTCGGGTTTTGTCAACCAGCTAAAGGCGTTAGCGCCGACGATTGAAAACATCAAGGTGATTCCTTACGATTCGCAGATCACCGTTAAATTAATGGGGTATCTGGCCATTGAAGCGTCACGGATGGCGGCGAAGGGTGCCGATCCCGATGAGATTATTGCTCGGTTAGACGACTTGCGGTCGACGATTGGGGAGTATTTCGTGGTCGATGACTTACAAAACTTGGTACGGGGCGGTCGATTGTCCAACGCTTCCGGATTCATCGGCAGCGTCTTACGCATTAAGCCATTATTGACATTCGACGATGAGACCCATGAAATTGTGGCCTTTGAAAAGGTGCGGTCACGTAAGAAGGCGCTAGCCCGGGTGGAAGACCTCTTTGTTGAGGCCCAAGCCAAGGTGGACTATCCGCTACGTGCGCTGGTCATCGACGCCAACGATCCCGAGGGTGGTCAGACCTGGGCCAATAAGATTGCAACCCAGTATCCCGAGATTCCGGTGGAACGGTCCTACTTTGGGCCGGTTATCGGGACACACTTGGGAGAAAAGGCCTTGGCTTTGGCCTGGCTAAAAGATTTTGATCGCGCGTAACGCGTGCATCTCCAATCGGGTTATGGTAAGCTAGTTGCTGTAATTAAAATTTACGGAGTAGGAAATAAAGCGTCAAGTGCCAGTGGAACGCAATGTGAACGCCGGACGAAGGGCAATTGGCCCGCGATTTTATTTCCGCATTGGCCGCAGCGATGTGGCAACTCCCTTAGGAGATGTCTGAATTGAAGATGACGGTAGATTCTCGGCTGCCTAAGCTGAGTACGTTGAGTTTGGTCACCATGGGCCTGTTGATGGCGTTACAATTGGTGATCAAGAGTTTTTCGGTGGGACCAGCCTTCCTGAAGTTTAGCTTCACGTTCCTGGTCGCCGCGTTGATTGCCCGGTTGTTTGGTCCCTGGTGGGGGATGATGACGGCCGCGGTCGTTGACGTGATTGGGACTCTGATGTCGGGTGGTCCGTTCTTTCTGGGATTCACGTTGTCGGCGGTACTCGGCTCACTGATTTACGCCTTGTTCCTGTATCGGCAGCCGGCGAGTTGGTCGCGGTTGATCATCGCTCAGGTGATCATCTCAGTGGTGGTTAACGCGCTGCTGAACACGTTGTGGGTGGCGATCATGTACAAGACCCCATTCTGGGGATTGTTGCCGATACGGCTCTTAAAACAGGGAATTATGACCCCGATTCAGGTGGTCTTACTCTATCTGCTCTTCAAGAGTCACGTTGTTGCCCTGATTCAGCAACGGTTAAAACTTTAAATTAAAAGCAAGCACCATTTCGGCGGTAGCGTCGGGGTGGTGCTTTTCCTTGGGGTCAATTAGGCGAGATTAAATAAATTACTTTAACTTGTGACATTCACCAAACACCCTCGACCGCCACAACGACCAACCAACAACTTAAACATCAACTCGTCACTAGGGAGAGTTTGTTTACTACCTGAACCCTTAACTTTTTCTATTGAATCGGGGATTTTGCTTGTGTCCCGTTGAAATTTCAGTTATAACAAGAATTGACGAGGTGCCATTTCGGGGAGGATTTCTATGAAACAGCTACTACAGCTTTATGATAAATACAAGAGTGTCATTGCCTACCTGTTCTTCGGGGGATTGACGACGTTAGTTAACCTGGTCGTGTTCTTTGTGACCGCTAGCATGTGGCACTGGAACTACCAAATTGGGACGGCCGTGGCGTGGTTCGTGTCGGTGCTGTTCGCCTATCTGACCAACCGGGTGTGGGTCTTCCATTCCCATTTCACGACGTTTGGCGCTCTGGGCCGCGAGATTGTGACGTTCTTCTCGGTACGGGCCGTCACATTGATTATGGATGAAGGCATCATGTGGATTGGGGTCTCGTTATTATCGCAAAACGAGATGTTGACCAAATTGGTTGACCAGGTTGTCGTGGTTCTGGCCAATTACTTCTTCAGTAAATGGTTCGTCTTTCGCAAGACTAAAGCCGCTTCGTCAATGAATGACTAAAGCTTAATTGGAATTGTTCGCAGTTCTTGAAAATGATGAAATAAAAATGGCTCTTTGTCAACCGGTGTTGATGGGGAGAATTTGAGAGGTTCAATTCACTTACGAATTGGGCCTCTTTTTTGGACCCGGATATTAAATTCAATCTGTATTCTATAGTGGAAGTTGGTCCAGTTGCGGTAGCCGTAAGCGGTGCGTTTGATCTGTTTAATTTTACGGTTCACACCCTCAATTGGACCGTTGGAGAGTGAACAGGTTGTCATGTTCTTGATGAATTGCTTTTTATGAATAAAGGTTTTGATGGTTGTTAGAAGTTGAGGACTAACGTTCTAGACTTCTCCTAAGGCCTTAATAAAAGCTGTATAGTCACGGTTACGAATAGCTTCTACGAGGCCATGGGCTGAGAAGTAAGTACGTGTGAGAACTTCACTTAGGCTTAGACCTTTCGAAACAAGTTGTTCTTGTGTGTAATGGTCTTTGAGGTGCGAAAACCACTGGGTTTTACTCTTCTCAAGGTCCTCGCTCATCAGATATAGCCGCCAGTAATACTTGAAAATACGGTACTCAGGGGTATCTTTGGGGAAGCGTTTCATCACCTGTACGCGAGTCTGGTTCAATGACCTTAAAGTCATCTGAACCAAGTGAAAATTATCGGCGATGATGATAGCGTTTGGGAAGATGGCATGAATGATTGATTGGTATTGAGAGTTGAAGTCCATGACGATTTGGGTGACCATTTCCCGGTTCTTCAAGTCATAGTGATTCAAGAAAAATTCTTTGATTTCTTTGTTCTTTCGTCCTGGTAAAATAGCGACGAGATCATGTTTTTGAGCGTCAATGGCGATAAAGCTCATTTGATTACCTGTAGATCGAAATTCATCAATGCATAGGGAGACTGGTAGACCATTGTAGGCAGGTTGAGTCTGCTTACCCAATGCAGCTAACTGGCGGCTTACAGTGTTGGTTGAGACGTTATATTGCGAGGCAATGCTAGCCATTGTCCGATCTTCGGTTAGACTTCTGGTAATGCCATGTAGGACGTTCCGCGAAATCTGATGTTGGCCTTCTACGACGGTGGTTTGTGCCATCTGAGTATGACCGCAGTGTTTACAGAGAAAGCGTTGTTTCCGTAAGATTAATAGGGCCGTCCGTTCGCTAATATTGGGAATCCTAATATTGACGGTCTTAAAGCCATTCTTAACGACTTCATGTTTGCCACATCGTGGGCAAACGCTAAGGGTGTATGAAAGGTCCGCGTAAATGCGCAGAGCATCGCGTGACTCATCTAGGACCCTAAAGTTCTTAACATTTTGGTCTTTAATTTGTAGAAGATTTCTTGTAAACTGTTCTTGGGACATGTTGTCATTCTCACTTTCAATTGGTTTTAGTCGACTATTTTGCTGTGGGGCAGTGTGTCCCTTTTATTATACAAAAAATGATGTCGACAGATTTCTCTATCAACACCAAATATCATAGAACCGCTGGCGATGATGATCAAGAAGCAGTGATCCTCAAACAAATTATCGACACCTACGTGACAAGAAACAGTGATTTATGGCGAGTCGCCGAATGGCTTAATACGGATTACAGCACAAGCAAATTTAAGCAAATCGAGATGACACTACGAAATCAAATACTCGATCAGACCAAGTAACGCAAATATGCCTAACTCAACCTCACTGTTGAATTAGGCATATTTTTGTACAAACCATGCTTCTATCTAGTCAGCGTCACCCGTCACGTAACGATACTCTTGTGTCTTCCCGCCATAACCCCAACTCTCGGAAGCGACATCTTGTAATACAACATAGCTGGTCGTCGCGACTTTAGGGAACAGCTTAACCATTTCTTCAAATGTTGCTTTCACGAATGCGGCCTTATCATCTCTGGAGTTAGTTGCTTCCGTAATCTTGATCTCGACAAAGAAGCTCGTTTCGCCAATCTCACATAGTGCGTGACCACCGATAAACCAATCTTCGGGCTTTGTAAAATGAACATCGACTGCTGCGGCGCTGGCATTCTTGCCAAGCTTCTCAACGGCTAGCTTCGTTAACATCGTAGCCACCTGCTGTGAAGTGACGTCTTGCGTAGCACTGGCGATTCGAACGCGTAAATATGGCATCTGACAATTCCTCCTGTCTAACTTAGTTGCTTACGGGGTTAGTATATCGAGA contains:
- a CDS encoding DegV family protein — translated: MKIAVVTDSTSYLSAEEVERYQIHVVPIPVIIDGRSYDEDVDITTSEFYERLRNSKSFPSTSQPPLGEMINLYDHLAEEGYDAVISIHLASTISGFVNQLKALAPTIENIKVIPYDSQITVKLMGYLAIEASRMAAKGADPDEIIARLDDLRSTIGEYFVVDDLQNLVRGGRLSNASGFIGSVLRIKPLLTFDDETHEIVAFEKVRSRKKALARVEDLFVEAQAKVDYPLRALVIDANDPEGGQTWANKIATQYPEIPVERSYFGPVIGTHLGEKALALAWLKDFDRA
- a CDS encoding MarR family winged helix-turn-helix transcriptional regulator, with the protein product MKSSLAALMAINKVQQTLLQRMTKQHHLTVSEWQLLDHIGGGENTQEILAQKTKLDTSTLSRQLKGLVAKEMVTKKAIGRDKRQLVYTITDNGTETAATINSAFEALSDDVFEHWSTDERNLLQILLNRLDKSMDRQRTVKEP
- a CDS encoding MFS transporter, with product MKLNKEQWSWVFYDWANSGYGIIVTTAVLPIYFKGVAQSSGVTAANATAYWGYANSFGTLLVALLAPFLGALADYQGYKKRLLTGFASLGMVMTLGLALLPSSQWQWLLFIYILSILGYSGGNLFYDSFLTDVSDDRQMDRLSSVGYGFGYLGGVIAFVLFMVLQFTHGFGQLSSLGVARWGFALAAVWWIVFYVPFQRNVHQRHALDKTQAPLRQSWHRVWQTIRHLRQHKYLAWFLIAYFCYIDGVDTIFTMATSIGLDIGINSTTLIMVLLVVQLVAFPFSIFYGWLAGKTSTRTGILIAIVVYLLICLDALNLKTTTDFWILAVLVGTSQGGIQALSRSYFGRLVPKERSSEFFGFYNILGKFSAVLGPILVGVVTQMTGQSRIGAASLSILFVIGLIIFLTIPRAAVDKS
- a CDS encoding folate family ECF transporter S component, with the translated sequence MSELKMTVDSRLPKLSTLSLVTMGLLMALQLVIKSFSVGPAFLKFSFTFLVAALIARLFGPWWGMMTAAVVDVIGTLMSGGPFFLGFTLSAVLGSLIYALFLYRQPASWSRLIIAQVIISVVVNALLNTLWVAIMYKTPFWGLLPIRLLKQGIMTPIQVVLLYLLFKSHVVALIQQRLKL
- a CDS encoding tautomerase family protein, which encodes MPYLRVRIASATQDVTSQQVATMLTKLAVEKLGKNASAAAVDVHFTKPEDWFIGGHALCEIGETSFFVEIKITEATNSRDDKAAFVKATFEEMVKLFPKVATTSYVVLQDVASESWGYGGKTQEYRYVTGDAD
- a CDS encoding NFACT family protein, which encodes MSFDGSFTHAMVQELSRHLTTGRVSKINQPYDNEVVLTIRANSHNYPILLSANPTYARIQVTQIPYVNPPVPTNFTMILRKYLQGAILKGITQVANDRVVHLHFTSRNELGDQQELLLIIEIMARHSNVILVDSASQKILDAIKHVGSDQNRYRLLLPGAQYINPPKQDLADPFAGPQADLTQTLRDFPNREVLAQTLQHQYQGLGKDTAAALASALHEPGDAPKHFTEFFAGFDDPQPTLTISPKGKTSFTAFPYPTDGQQQAAATLSELLDTYYQDKAERDRVQQQGSVLIRVVRNELKKNRNKLKKLQRTLAETENADEYRIKGEILTTYLNQVERGQTSVSLPNFYDENKPLKIQLSNQLSPNQNAQKYFKWYQKAKNAVTYVNEQLKITQADVDYFTNIMAQIELAAPKDLVDIRLELQQGGYLRDHDHQKKNKKQRRQKVSKPDRFTASDGTKISVGKNNLQNDQLSLHTAKRTDIWLHVKDMPGSHVIIHADHPSEATILEAANLAAYFSKGRESSNVPVDYLPVKRLHKPNGAKPGYVIFTGQRTVYVTPESALVEKMADN
- a CDS encoding ectonucleotide pyrophosphatase/phosphodiesterase → MGSRDLDEHLEELPNLRRLVVTGTRVRRVRGIYPTLTYPSHTTIITGQYPAVHGIVNNTKLQPQRQSPDWYWYQRDVKVPTLYDLVRQQHQKTAAFLWPVTAGSKITYNLAEIFPNRIWTNQVLVSLKASSPAFLLRMNQKYGHLRRGIQQPELDDFITACAVDTIVHKKPTLTLIHLVDMDSMRHRYGVRSPEAMAALKRLDARVGKLIDATIAAGTFAATNFAVLGDHYQINVDHMIHLNQAFAKRGWLTATEQGTVKHDWHVWAKSCDGSTYVYTRNFADTKNLERLLTETPGVAKVISGAAAAKRGADPHCQFMVEAQAGYYFTDETQRPAVVEAVDPNSLGQPDRYHGVHGYDPDKPDYFTTLVLNGPAIKPNETIAEARLIDEAPTFAKLLNVQFPEALPGHALTAAFKEGYDEAK
- a CDS encoding GtrA family protein, with product MKQLLQLYDKYKSVIAYLFFGGLTTLVNLVVFFVTASMWHWNYQIGTAVAWFVSVLFAYLTNRVWVFHSHFTTFGALGREIVTFFSVRAVTLIMDEGIMWIGVSLLSQNEMLTKLVDQVVVVLANYFFSKWFVFRKTKAASSMND